The following coding sequences are from one Delphinus delphis chromosome 19, mDelDel1.2, whole genome shotgun sequence window:
- the SRCIN1 gene encoding SRC kinase signaling inhibitor 1 isoform X5, whose product MQPWQCLRRFALAWWERTAEGSARSSREEAGPRDPGGRGEPGLQRAAGGKPPGLCSLCLKSPDPERSSPPMLSADDAEYPREYRTLGGGGGGGGSGGRRFSNVGLVHTSERRHTVIAAQSLEALSGLQKADADRKRDAFMDHLKSKYPQHALALRSQQDRMREQQPNYWSFKTRSSRHTQGAQPGLADQAAKLSYASAESLETMSEAELPLGFSRMNRFRQSLPLSRSTSQTKLRSPGVLFLQFGEETRRVHITHEVSSLDTLHALIAHMFPQKLTMGMLKSPNTAILIKDEARNVFYELEDVRDIQDRSIIKIYRKEPLYAAFPGSHLTNGDLRREMVYASRESSPTRRLNNLSPAPHLASSSPPPGLPSGLPSGSPSRSRLSYAGGRPPSYAGSPVHHAAERLGSAPAAPGVSPSPSAILERRDVKPDEDLAGKAGGMVLVKGEGLYADPYGLLHEGRLSLAAAAGDPFAYPGAGGLYKRGSVRSLSTYSAAALQSDLEDSLYKAAAGGGPLYGDGYGFRLPPSSPQKLADVAAPPGGPPPPHSPYSGPPSRGSPVRQSFRKDSGSSSVFAESPGGKTRSTGGSSTAGVPPPELFPGPGERPLVGFGPPVPAKDTETRERMEAMEKQIASLTGLVQSALLRGSEPETPSEKIEGSNGAATPSAPCGSGSRSSGATPVSGPPPPSASSTPAGQPTAINRLQMQLHLRGLQNSTNDLRSQLQQLRKLQLQNLESLRALLKGTEAELSMRVSEAARRQEDPLQRQRTLVEEERLRYLNDEELITQQLNDLEKSVEKIQRDVSHNHRLVPGPELEEKALVLKQLGETLTELKAHFPGLQSKMRVVLRVEVEAVKFLKEEPQRLDGLLKRCRGVTDTLAQIRRQVDEGAWPPPSNLLNQSPKKVTAETDFNKSLDFEMPPPSPPLKLHEMSGQTEGAPPTPKAGNPTKGLDTPGKRSVDKAVSVEAAERDWEEKRAALTQYSAKDINRLLEETQAELLKAIPDLDCGSKAHPGPAPTPDHKPPKLPHGQKATPRTEPSGRRGSDELTVPRYRTEKPSKSPPPPPPRRSFPSSHGLTTTRTGEVVVTSKKDSAFIKKAESEELEVQKPQVKLRRAVSEVARPSSTPPIMASAVKDEDDEDRIIAELEVFERSSVSPLPPTPCRQPIPTLLFPQDPGPPGGSAPGPTWKAAAGRRPFCVPRIILTKCAPKPPSPPEARLEEPGLRTTPTPRPRTLAGSGRGWGNPRAPPGLMAEVSQPGNSSMLEKEGPALKRLGTGSYSPEKGGAGVPCSRGPAPDRTQEPSAAETYPEETLKDSGHDAQPCSGDCRGQHAAGLGCTGHGATTQRMDSLEETLRELEATLSQMGTAPAAGSPGSPPPPPPGPQVAASCPVLSSYLPAPVFRAGGSGRLQEHHASPLLPLAFSQPRPPPGSPVPGWVCRQSPWQAGKLACPGISPTSHGGDQGLSLCSVSVNRQIKFFPPSASPHSPPPLLSDSLCLCCFSACAALLGRPGPWGGSRGLDLSISRETSPPSSHSEEDVGLGLPVLLCLPL is encoded by the exons ATCCGGAGCGGAGCAGCCCCCCCATGCTCTCTGCAGACGATGCCGAGTACCCTCGGGAGTACCGGaccctggggggcgggggcggaggcggGGGCAGCGGGGGCCGGCGCTTCTCCAACGTGGGGCTGGTGCACACGTCGGAGCGGCGGCACACGGTGATCGCGGCCCAGAGCCTGGAGGCGCTCAGCGGGCTCCAGAAGGCCGATGCTGACCGCAAGCGCGATGCCTTCATGGACCACCTGAAGAGCAAGTACCCCCAGCACGCCCTAGCCCTGCGGAGTCAGCAAGACAGGATGCGGGAGCAG CAGCCAAACTACTGGAGTTTCAAG ACCCGCAGCTCGCGCCACACTCAGGGAGCCCAGCCTGGGCTGGCAGACCAGGCGGCCAAGCTGTCGTACGCCTCCGCTGAGTCACTGGAGACCATGTCGGAGGCGGAGCTGCCCCTGGGCTTCAGTAGGATGAACCGCTTCCGACAGAGCCTGCCCCTCTCCCGCTCAACCAGCCAGACGAAGCTGCGCTCTCCAG GGGTGCTGTTCCTGCAGTTCGGGGAGGAGACTCGGCGCGTGCACATCACGCACGAGGTCAGCAGCCTGGACACGCTGCACGCACTCATCGCGCACATGTTCCCGCAGAAGCTCACCATGGGCATGCTGAAGTCGCCCAACACAGCCATCCTCATCAAGGACGAGGCTCGCAACGTCTTCTACGAGTTGGAGGACGTCCG gGACATCCAGGACCGCAGTATTATCAAGATCTATAGGAAGGAGCCACTCTACGCCGCTTTCCCTGGCTCACATCTCACCAACGGGGACCTCCGG AGAGAGATGGTGTATGCGTCGCGGGAGTCGTCGCCCACGCGGCGCCTCAACAACCTGTCGCCCGCGCCGCACCTGGCCTCCAGTTCGCCGCCGCCGGGGCTACCGTCGGGGCTGCCGTCGGGCTCGCCGTCGCGCTCGCGCCTATCGTACGCCGGGGGGCGCCCGCCCTCCTACGCCGGCAGCCCCGTGCACCACGCGGCCGAGCGGCTGGGAAGCGCCCCCGCCGCCCCGGGCGTTAGCCCGAGCCCCAGCGCCATCCTGGAGCGGCGCGATGTGAAGCCGGATGAGGACCTGGCGGGCAAGGCGGGCGGCATGGTGCTGGTGAAGGGCGAGGGCCTCTACGCCGACCCCTACGGGCTGCTCCACGAGGGCCGCCTGAGCCTGGCCGCGGCCGCCGGCGACCCATTCGCCTACCCGGGCGCCGGTGGCCTGTACAAGCGCGGCTCGGTGCGCTCACTCAGCACTTACTCGGCCGCTGCGCTGCAGTCCGACCTGGAGGACTCACTGTACAAGGCGGCGGCCGGAGGCGGCCCGCTCTACGGCGACGGCTACGGCTTCCGCCTGCCGCCCTCGTCGCCGCAGAAGCTGGCCGACGTGGCTGCGCCCCCCGGGGGCCCCCCACCGCCGCACAGCCCCTACTCGGGGCCGCCCAGCCGCGGCTCGCCGGTGCGCCAGTCCTTCCGCAAGGACTCAGGCTCTTCGTCTGTCTTCGCCGAGAGCCCCGGAGGCAAGACCCGCAGCACCGGGGGCTCCTCGACGGCTGGAGTCCCCCCTCCCGAGCTCTTCCCCGGGCCTGGGGAGCGCCCGCTCGTGGGGTTCGGGCCGCCTGTGCCAGCCAAGGACACGGAGACCAG GGAGCGCATGGAGGCCATGGAGAAGCAAATTGCTAGCCTCACTGGCCTGGTGCAGAGTGCCCTACTGCGAGGCTCGGAGCCAGAGACCCCCAG TGAGAAGATTGAAGGCTCCAATGGAGCAGCCACCCCCTCAGCAC CCTGCGGGTCAGGCAGCCGGAGCAGCGGGGCCACCCCAGTGTCCGGCCCTCCCCCGCCCTCGGCCAGCAGCACGCCTGCGGGGCAGCCCACTGCCATCAACCGTTTGCAGATGCAGCTACACCTGCGTGGCCTGCAGAACAGCACCAATGACCTGCGCAGCCAGCTTCAGCAATTGCGGAAGCTCCAG CTACAGAACCTGGAGTCTTTGCGCGCGCTGCTGAAGGGCACGGAGGCGGAGCTGAGCATGCGCGTGTCGGAGGCGGCGCGGCGGCAGGAGGACCCGCTGCAGCGGCAGCGCACCCTAGTGGAAGAGGAGCGGCTGCGCTACCTCAACGACGAGGAGCTCATTACCCAGCAGCTCAA TGACCTGGAGAAGTCGGTGGAGAAGATCCAGAGGGACGTGTCCCACAACCACCGACTGGTGCCTGGGCCCGAGCTGGAAGAGAAGGCGCTGGTGCTGAAGCAGCTCGGGGAGACGCTGACTGAACTCAAGG cTCACTTCCCAGGCCTGCAGAGCAAGATGCGGGTAGTGCTGCGTGTGGAGGTGGAGGCAGTGAAGTTCCTGAAGGAGGAGCCACAGCGCCTGGATGGGCTACTCAAGCGCTGCCGTGGGGTCACAGACACGCTGGCCCAGATCCGAAG GCAAGTGGACGAAGGTGCGTGGCCACCCCCCAGCAACCTCCTGAATCAGTCCCCCAAGAAGGTTACAGCCGAGACTGACTTCAACAAGAGCTTGGACTTTGAAATGCCACCCCCCAGCCCTCCACTGAAGCTCCATGAGATGAGCGGGCAAACCGAGGGGGCCCCTCCGACCCCGAAGGCGGGCAACCCCACCAAAGGCCTGGACACTCCTGGCAAGAGAAGCGTGGACAAGGCTGTGTCTGTTGAG GCTGCCGAGCGGGACTGGGAGGAAAAGCGGGCAGCCCTGACCCAGTACAGCGCCAAGGACATCAACCGGCTTCTGGAGGAGACACAGGCAGAGCTGCTGAAGGCCATCCCTGACCTGGACTGTGGGAGCAAGGCCCACCCAggcccagcccccacccctgaCCACAAGCCCCCCAAGCTGCCCCACGGTCAGAAGGCAACCCCCCGAACGGAGCCTAGTGGAAGGAGAGGCTCAG ATGAGCTGACAGTGCCCCGATACCGCACGGAGAAGCCCTCCAAGtcgcccccgccgccccctccccgccggaGCTTCCCCTCCTCCCATGGCCTGACCACCACGCGCACTGGAGAGGTCGTGGTCACCAGCAAGAAGGACTCGGCCTTCATCAAG AAGGCCGAGTCTGAGGAGCTGGAGGTGCAGAAGCCCCAGGTAAAGCTGCGCCGAGCCGTGTCCGAGGTGGCCCGCCCGTCCTCCACGCCCCCCATCATGGCCTCTGCTGTCAAGGATGAGGACGACGAGGACCGCATCATCGCAGAGCTGGAG GTGTTTGAGAGAAGCTCagtgtctcccctcccccccacgcCCTGCCGCCAGCCGATCCCCACCTTGCTGTTCCCCCAGGACCCGGGGCCTCCTGGGGGCTCAGCCCCGGGCCCCACGTGGAAG GctgccgcaggccgcaggccctTCTGCGTCCCCCGGATCATCTTGACAAAGTGTGCCCCCAAACCTCCTTCTCCACCAGAGGCCAGGCTTGAGGAACCCGGCCTCAGGACAACCCCTACCCCACGACCCCGGACCCTGGCTGGCAGCGGGAGGGGCTGGGGTAATCCACGGGCCCCGCCAGGGCTAATGGCTGAGGTTTCCCAGCCCGGGAACAGCTCGATGCTGGAGAAGGAAGGGCCGGCTCTGAAGAGACTGGGGACAGGGAGCTACAGCCCAGAAAAGGGAGGAGCTGGGGTCCCCTGTTCTCGGGGACCTGCCCCAGACAGGACCCAGGAGCCCTCCGCTGCCGAGACCTACCCAGAGGAGACCCTCAAGGACTCTGGACACGACGCCCAACCCTGCAGCGGGGACTGCAGGGGTCAGCATGCTGCTGGCCTGGGCTGCACGGGGCACGGTGCCACCACCCAGCGGATGGACAGCCTGGAGGAGACGCTCCGGGAGCTGGAAGCCACCCTGAGCCAGATGGGCACGGCCCCTGCCGCGGGATCCCctggcagccccccacccccgccccctggtCCCCAGGTGGCTGCCTCCTGCCCCGTCCTCTCCTCTTATCTTCCTGCTCCAGTCTTCAGAGCTGGAGGGAGTGGGAGGCTGCAGGAGCACCacgccagccccctcctcccactgGCCTTCTCTCAGCCCCGCCCCCCTCCTGGGAGCCCGGTGCCAGGCTGGGTTTGCAGGCAGAGCCCCTGGCAGGCTGGGAAGCTGGCCTGCCCAGGGATCAGCCCAACCAGCCATGGTGGGGACCAgggcctctccctctgctctgTATCTGTAAACCGACAAATAAAGTTCTTTCCCCCTTCTGCATCCCCacactcccctcctcctctcctgtctgactctctctgtctctgctgttTCTCTGCCTGCGCCGCCCTTCTGGGCAGGCCTGGTCCCTGGGGTGGTTCAAGGGGGCTGGACTTGTCCATCTCTAGGGAGACTTCGCCCCCATCCTCCCATTCAGAGGAAGatgtgggcctggggctgccagtCCTACTTTGTCTGCCATTATAA
- the SRCIN1 gene encoding SRC kinase signaling inhibitor 1 isoform X4 — MQPWQCLRRFALAWWERTAEGSARSSREEAGPRDPGGRGEPDPERSSPPMLSADDAEYPREYRTLGGGGGGGGSGGRRFSNVGLVHTSERRHTVIAAQSLEALSGLQKADADRKRDAFMDHLKSKYPQHALALRSQQDRMREQVGGWTVDPVCLLSSLCSHLHGDSAPSGAGQPAQQPNYWSFKTRSSRHTQGAQPGLADQAAKLSYASAESLETMSEAELPLGFSRMNRFRQSLPLSRSTSQTKLRSPGVLFLQFGEETRRVHITHEVSSLDTLHALIAHMFPQKLTMGMLKSPNTAILIKDEARNVFYELEDVRDIQDRSIIKIYRKEPLYAAFPGSHLTNGDLRREMVYASRESSPTRRLNNLSPAPHLASSSPPPGLPSGLPSGSPSRSRLSYAGGRPPSYAGSPVHHAAERLGSAPAAPGVSPSPSAILERRDVKPDEDLAGKAGGMVLVKGEGLYADPYGLLHEGRLSLAAAAGDPFAYPGAGGLYKRGSVRSLSTYSAAALQSDLEDSLYKAAAGGGPLYGDGYGFRLPPSSPQKLADVAAPPGGPPPPHSPYSGPPSRGSPVRQSFRKDSGSSSVFAESPGGKTRSTGGSSTAGVPPPELFPGPGERPLVGFGPPVPAKDTETRERMEAMEKQIASLTGLVQSALLRGSEPETPSEKIEGSNGAATPSAPCGSGSRSSGATPVSGPPPPSASSTPAGQPTAINRLQMQLHLRGLQNSTNDLRSQLQQLRKLQLQNLESLRALLKGTEAELSMRVSEAARRQEDPLQRQRTLVEEERLRYLNDEELITQQLNDLEKSVEKIQRDVSHNHRLVPGPELEEKALVLKQLGETLTELKAHFPGLQSKMRVVLRVEVEAVKFLKEEPQRLDGLLKRCRGVTDTLAQIRRQVDEGAWPPPSNLLNQSPKKVTAETDFNKSLDFEMPPPSPPLKLHEMSGQTEGAPPTPKAGNPTKGLDTPGKRSVDKAVSVEAAERDWEEKRAALTQYSAKDINRLLEETQAELLKAIPDLDCGSKAHPGPAPTPDHKPPKLPHGQKATPRTEPSGRRGSDELTVPRYRTEKPSKSPPPPPPRRSFPSSHGLTTTRTGEVVVTSKKDSAFIKKAESEELEVQKPQVKLRRAVSEVARPSSTPPIMASAVKDEDDEDRIIAELEVFERSSVSPLPPTPCRQPIPTLLFPQDPGPPGGSAPGPTWKAAAGRRPFCVPRIILTKCAPKPPSPPEARLEEPGLRTTPTPRPRTLAGSGRGWGNPRAPPGLMAEVSQPGNSSMLEKEGPALKRLGTGSYSPEKGGAGVPCSRGPAPDRTQEPSAAETYPEETLKDSGHDAQPCSGDCRGQHAAGLGCTGHGATTQRMDSLEETLRELEATLSQMGTAPAAGSPGSPPPPPPGPQVAASCPVLSSYLPAPVFRAGGSGRLQEHHASPLLPLAFSQPRPPPGSPVPGWVCRQSPWQAGKLACPGISPTSHGGDQGLSLCSVSVNRQIKFFPPSASPHSPPPLLSDSLCLCCFSACAALLGRPGPWGGSRGLDLSISRETSPPSSHSEEDVGLGLPVLLCLPL; from the exons ATCCGGAGCGGAGCAGCCCCCCCATGCTCTCTGCAGACGATGCCGAGTACCCTCGGGAGTACCGGaccctggggggcgggggcggaggcggGGGCAGCGGGGGCCGGCGCTTCTCCAACGTGGGGCTGGTGCACACGTCGGAGCGGCGGCACACGGTGATCGCGGCCCAGAGCCTGGAGGCGCTCAGCGGGCTCCAGAAGGCCGATGCTGACCGCAAGCGCGATGCCTTCATGGACCACCTGAAGAGCAAGTACCCCCAGCACGCCCTAGCCCTGCGGAGTCAGCAAGACAGGATGCGGGAGCAG GTCGGCGGCTGGACCGTGGACCCCGTGTGCCTCCTCAGCTCCCTCTGCTCCCACCTCCATGGCGACTCCGCCCCCTCCGGGGCTGGCCAGCCGGCCCAG CAGCCAAACTACTGGAGTTTCAAG ACCCGCAGCTCGCGCCACACTCAGGGAGCCCAGCCTGGGCTGGCAGACCAGGCGGCCAAGCTGTCGTACGCCTCCGCTGAGTCACTGGAGACCATGTCGGAGGCGGAGCTGCCCCTGGGCTTCAGTAGGATGAACCGCTTCCGACAGAGCCTGCCCCTCTCCCGCTCAACCAGCCAGACGAAGCTGCGCTCTCCAG GGGTGCTGTTCCTGCAGTTCGGGGAGGAGACTCGGCGCGTGCACATCACGCACGAGGTCAGCAGCCTGGACACGCTGCACGCACTCATCGCGCACATGTTCCCGCAGAAGCTCACCATGGGCATGCTGAAGTCGCCCAACACAGCCATCCTCATCAAGGACGAGGCTCGCAACGTCTTCTACGAGTTGGAGGACGTCCG gGACATCCAGGACCGCAGTATTATCAAGATCTATAGGAAGGAGCCACTCTACGCCGCTTTCCCTGGCTCACATCTCACCAACGGGGACCTCCGG AGAGAGATGGTGTATGCGTCGCGGGAGTCGTCGCCCACGCGGCGCCTCAACAACCTGTCGCCCGCGCCGCACCTGGCCTCCAGTTCGCCGCCGCCGGGGCTACCGTCGGGGCTGCCGTCGGGCTCGCCGTCGCGCTCGCGCCTATCGTACGCCGGGGGGCGCCCGCCCTCCTACGCCGGCAGCCCCGTGCACCACGCGGCCGAGCGGCTGGGAAGCGCCCCCGCCGCCCCGGGCGTTAGCCCGAGCCCCAGCGCCATCCTGGAGCGGCGCGATGTGAAGCCGGATGAGGACCTGGCGGGCAAGGCGGGCGGCATGGTGCTGGTGAAGGGCGAGGGCCTCTACGCCGACCCCTACGGGCTGCTCCACGAGGGCCGCCTGAGCCTGGCCGCGGCCGCCGGCGACCCATTCGCCTACCCGGGCGCCGGTGGCCTGTACAAGCGCGGCTCGGTGCGCTCACTCAGCACTTACTCGGCCGCTGCGCTGCAGTCCGACCTGGAGGACTCACTGTACAAGGCGGCGGCCGGAGGCGGCCCGCTCTACGGCGACGGCTACGGCTTCCGCCTGCCGCCCTCGTCGCCGCAGAAGCTGGCCGACGTGGCTGCGCCCCCCGGGGGCCCCCCACCGCCGCACAGCCCCTACTCGGGGCCGCCCAGCCGCGGCTCGCCGGTGCGCCAGTCCTTCCGCAAGGACTCAGGCTCTTCGTCTGTCTTCGCCGAGAGCCCCGGAGGCAAGACCCGCAGCACCGGGGGCTCCTCGACGGCTGGAGTCCCCCCTCCCGAGCTCTTCCCCGGGCCTGGGGAGCGCCCGCTCGTGGGGTTCGGGCCGCCTGTGCCAGCCAAGGACACGGAGACCAG GGAGCGCATGGAGGCCATGGAGAAGCAAATTGCTAGCCTCACTGGCCTGGTGCAGAGTGCCCTACTGCGAGGCTCGGAGCCAGAGACCCCCAG TGAGAAGATTGAAGGCTCCAATGGAGCAGCCACCCCCTCAGCAC CCTGCGGGTCAGGCAGCCGGAGCAGCGGGGCCACCCCAGTGTCCGGCCCTCCCCCGCCCTCGGCCAGCAGCACGCCTGCGGGGCAGCCCACTGCCATCAACCGTTTGCAGATGCAGCTACACCTGCGTGGCCTGCAGAACAGCACCAATGACCTGCGCAGCCAGCTTCAGCAATTGCGGAAGCTCCAG CTACAGAACCTGGAGTCTTTGCGCGCGCTGCTGAAGGGCACGGAGGCGGAGCTGAGCATGCGCGTGTCGGAGGCGGCGCGGCGGCAGGAGGACCCGCTGCAGCGGCAGCGCACCCTAGTGGAAGAGGAGCGGCTGCGCTACCTCAACGACGAGGAGCTCATTACCCAGCAGCTCAA TGACCTGGAGAAGTCGGTGGAGAAGATCCAGAGGGACGTGTCCCACAACCACCGACTGGTGCCTGGGCCCGAGCTGGAAGAGAAGGCGCTGGTGCTGAAGCAGCTCGGGGAGACGCTGACTGAACTCAAGG cTCACTTCCCAGGCCTGCAGAGCAAGATGCGGGTAGTGCTGCGTGTGGAGGTGGAGGCAGTGAAGTTCCTGAAGGAGGAGCCACAGCGCCTGGATGGGCTACTCAAGCGCTGCCGTGGGGTCACAGACACGCTGGCCCAGATCCGAAG GCAAGTGGACGAAGGTGCGTGGCCACCCCCCAGCAACCTCCTGAATCAGTCCCCCAAGAAGGTTACAGCCGAGACTGACTTCAACAAGAGCTTGGACTTTGAAATGCCACCCCCCAGCCCTCCACTGAAGCTCCATGAGATGAGCGGGCAAACCGAGGGGGCCCCTCCGACCCCGAAGGCGGGCAACCCCACCAAAGGCCTGGACACTCCTGGCAAGAGAAGCGTGGACAAGGCTGTGTCTGTTGAG GCTGCCGAGCGGGACTGGGAGGAAAAGCGGGCAGCCCTGACCCAGTACAGCGCCAAGGACATCAACCGGCTTCTGGAGGAGACACAGGCAGAGCTGCTGAAGGCCATCCCTGACCTGGACTGTGGGAGCAAGGCCCACCCAggcccagcccccacccctgaCCACAAGCCCCCCAAGCTGCCCCACGGTCAGAAGGCAACCCCCCGAACGGAGCCTAGTGGAAGGAGAGGCTCAG ATGAGCTGACAGTGCCCCGATACCGCACGGAGAAGCCCTCCAAGtcgcccccgccgccccctccccgccggaGCTTCCCCTCCTCCCATGGCCTGACCACCACGCGCACTGGAGAGGTCGTGGTCACCAGCAAGAAGGACTCGGCCTTCATCAAG AAGGCCGAGTCTGAGGAGCTGGAGGTGCAGAAGCCCCAGGTAAAGCTGCGCCGAGCCGTGTCCGAGGTGGCCCGCCCGTCCTCCACGCCCCCCATCATGGCCTCTGCTGTCAAGGATGAGGACGACGAGGACCGCATCATCGCAGAGCTGGAG GTGTTTGAGAGAAGCTCagtgtctcccctcccccccacgcCCTGCCGCCAGCCGATCCCCACCTTGCTGTTCCCCCAGGACCCGGGGCCTCCTGGGGGCTCAGCCCCGGGCCCCACGTGGAAG GctgccgcaggccgcaggccctTCTGCGTCCCCCGGATCATCTTGACAAAGTGTGCCCCCAAACCTCCTTCTCCACCAGAGGCCAGGCTTGAGGAACCCGGCCTCAGGACAACCCCTACCCCACGACCCCGGACCCTGGCTGGCAGCGGGAGGGGCTGGGGTAATCCACGGGCCCCGCCAGGGCTAATGGCTGAGGTTTCCCAGCCCGGGAACAGCTCGATGCTGGAGAAGGAAGGGCCGGCTCTGAAGAGACTGGGGACAGGGAGCTACAGCCCAGAAAAGGGAGGAGCTGGGGTCCCCTGTTCTCGGGGACCTGCCCCAGACAGGACCCAGGAGCCCTCCGCTGCCGAGACCTACCCAGAGGAGACCCTCAAGGACTCTGGACACGACGCCCAACCCTGCAGCGGGGACTGCAGGGGTCAGCATGCTGCTGGCCTGGGCTGCACGGGGCACGGTGCCACCACCCAGCGGATGGACAGCCTGGAGGAGACGCTCCGGGAGCTGGAAGCCACCCTGAGCCAGATGGGCACGGCCCCTGCCGCGGGATCCCctggcagccccccacccccgccccctggtCCCCAGGTGGCTGCCTCCTGCCCCGTCCTCTCCTCTTATCTTCCTGCTCCAGTCTTCAGAGCTGGAGGGAGTGGGAGGCTGCAGGAGCACCacgccagccccctcctcccactgGCCTTCTCTCAGCCCCGCCCCCCTCCTGGGAGCCCGGTGCCAGGCTGGGTTTGCAGGCAGAGCCCCTGGCAGGCTGGGAAGCTGGCCTGCCCAGGGATCAGCCCAACCAGCCATGGTGGGGACCAgggcctctccctctgctctgTATCTGTAAACCGACAAATAAAGTTCTTTCCCCCTTCTGCATCCCCacactcccctcctcctctcctgtctgactctctctgtctctgctgttTCTCTGCCTGCGCCGCCCTTCTGGGCAGGCCTGGTCCCTGGGGTGGTTCAAGGGGGCTGGACTTGTCCATCTCTAGGGAGACTTCGCCCCCATCCTCCCATTCAGAGGAAGatgtgggcctggggctgccagtCCTACTTTGTCTGCCATTATAA